A genomic stretch from Amycolatopsis sp. 195334CR includes:
- a CDS encoding glutamine synthetase family protein — protein sequence MTGSPRPVGPRSLAQRREAARVPDGLADVGRVLLLVPDPHARFAGVELDGRFFADGVVTGGYGVCSYVFVWDVHRDVPATLDESLRRYADRFGDLRMRPDFATLTPVPDALAVVCDVEWPDGSAVDIAPRTVLTRQLAALEERGLVPSIGIEHEVTFRGPDGEPLTTQPVDYALGGTERLRPVLRTAAALLDRAGLGVESARAECHPGQYEIVLRHRDALAACDDALLQQFLVRHAAAGHGVTAGYLAAEQTGRGSSGHVHLSLSTMDGQPVERRRLNSFLAGVLREARALTPIWAPTWNSYVRLRTGPFSPRVLRWGTDDRTASVRVAGGDEPRLEFRFAGADAQPHLVVAALLAAGMTGLDEDLEPPPEGESCGELAGSPWEALAGISGLLGPEVTAQQTSLLRAEIDAGLESVSDWQRDRARSRS from the coding sequence GTGACCGGTTCACCGCGTCCGGTCGGGCCGCGCAGCCTGGCGCAACGGCGGGAAGCCGCGCGGGTGCCGGACGGCCTGGCCGACGTGGGCCGGGTGCTGCTGCTGGTGCCCGACCCGCACGCCCGGTTCGCCGGGGTCGAGCTGGACGGCCGGTTCTTCGCCGACGGGGTGGTCACCGGCGGGTACGGCGTGTGCTCGTACGTGTTCGTCTGGGACGTGCACCGGGACGTACCGGCCACTCTGGATGAATCGCTGCGCCGCTACGCCGACCGGTTCGGCGATCTGCGGATGCGGCCGGACTTCGCCACGCTCACCCCGGTACCGGACGCGCTGGCGGTGGTCTGCGACGTCGAATGGCCGGACGGTTCGGCCGTCGACATCGCGCCCCGCACGGTGCTCACCCGGCAGCTGGCGGCACTGGAGGAGCGCGGTCTGGTGCCGTCGATCGGCATCGAGCACGAGGTGACCTTCCGCGGTCCCGACGGCGAACCGCTGACCACGCAACCGGTGGACTACGCGCTCGGCGGCACCGAACGCCTCCGCCCGGTGCTCCGGACCGCGGCCGCACTGCTCGACCGCGCGGGCCTCGGCGTCGAGTCCGCGCGGGCCGAGTGCCACCCGGGCCAGTACGAGATCGTGCTGCGCCACCGGGACGCGCTGGCCGCCTGCGACGACGCGCTCCTGCAGCAGTTCCTGGTCCGCCACGCCGCCGCCGGGCACGGTGTCACCGCCGGGTACCTCGCCGCCGAGCAGACCGGCCGCGGCAGTTCCGGGCACGTCCACCTTTCGCTGTCCACTATGGATGGTCAGCCGGTGGAGCGGCGGCGGCTGAACAGTTTCCTCGCCGGTGTGCTGCGGGAGGCCAGGGCGCTGACGCCGATCTGGGCGCCCACCTGGAACAGCTACGTCCGCCTGCGCACCGGGCCGTTCTCACCGCGCGTGCTGCGCTGGGGCACCGACGACCGGACGGCGTCCGTGCGGGTGGCCGGTGGTGACGAGCCACGCCTGGAGTTCCGGTTCGCCGGTGCCGACGCCCAGCCGCACCTGGTGGTCGCGGCCCTGCTGGCGGCGGGCATGACCGGCCTCGACGAGGACCTGGAACCACCGCCGGAAGGGGAGTCGTGCGGTGAGCTGGCGGGCAGCCCGTGGGAGGCGCTGGCGGGGATCTCCGGTCTGCTCGGCCCGGAGGTGACCGCGCAGCAGACCTCGTTGCTGCGCGCGGAGATCGACGCAGGGCTGGAGTCGGTCAGCGATTGGCAGCGTGATCGGGCTCGTTCGCGCTCCTGA
- a CDS encoding glycosyltransferase 87 family protein gives MLTNEKPVALRFFWVVLALGVAGAWFTLWPLVEDAGAWQIDLEVYRNGYHAWLADGDLYGVMPETQIGNPLPFIYPPFALIALLPFAALPWFTANTLLVLANFAAIAATVYVVGRHVWPAGGPRGAIMITAAATPLSVFLEPVSDTFSFGQVNLLLMGLVAVDCLAPKTWWPRGIGVGLAAAVKLTPAAFVLFFLLRKDYRSALVAAITGVAATAAGFVVDFAGSVKFWTGGSDGLAEVSGSPFRTNQAIEAALARFGLSPTDVTVWWIVLGLVVLGVTVVAMRRSDPAPALMANAALALVISPTSWSHHWVWVVPALVVMLAYVVRRVTESSLTAVGWFTAALATTIAFTLAPFHELPGYNDKELLWTTGEQFAGNIYLLLALVFLLCLALPALARLRSANEPDHAANR, from the coding sequence ATGTTGACGAACGAAAAGCCGGTCGCGCTGAGGTTTTTCTGGGTGGTGCTCGCGCTCGGTGTCGCCGGTGCCTGGTTCACCTTGTGGCCGCTGGTCGAGGACGCCGGCGCGTGGCAGATCGATCTGGAGGTCTACCGCAACGGCTACCACGCTTGGCTGGCCGACGGCGACCTCTACGGCGTGATGCCGGAAACCCAGATCGGCAACCCGCTGCCGTTCATCTACCCGCCGTTCGCGCTGATCGCGCTGCTGCCGTTCGCCGCGCTGCCCTGGTTCACCGCGAACACCTTGCTGGTACTGGCCAACTTCGCCGCCATCGCGGCCACCGTCTACGTGGTCGGCAGGCACGTGTGGCCCGCGGGCGGCCCGCGGGGCGCGATCATGATCACCGCCGCGGCCACCCCGCTGTCGGTGTTCCTCGAACCGGTCAGCGACACCTTCTCCTTCGGCCAGGTCAACCTGCTGCTGATGGGCCTGGTCGCGGTCGACTGCCTGGCGCCGAAGACCTGGTGGCCCCGCGGCATCGGCGTCGGCCTCGCCGCCGCGGTCAAGCTCACACCCGCCGCGTTCGTGTTGTTCTTCCTGCTGCGCAAGGATTACCGGTCGGCGCTCGTGGCCGCGATCACCGGCGTGGCGGCCACCGCGGCCGGGTTCGTCGTCGACTTCGCCGGTTCGGTGAAGTTCTGGACCGGGGGTTCCGACGGGCTCGCCGAGGTCAGCGGTTCACCGTTCCGCACCAACCAGGCGATCGAGGCGGCGCTGGCCCGGTTCGGCCTCTCCCCCACCGACGTGACGGTGTGGTGGATCGTGCTCGGGCTGGTCGTGCTCGGCGTGACGGTCGTGGCGATGCGCCGCTCCGACCCGGCCCCGGCGCTGATGGCGAACGCCGCGCTGGCACTGGTCATCTCACCGACCTCGTGGTCGCACCACTGGGTCTGGGTGGTGCCCGCGCTGGTGGTGATGCTGGCCTACGTGGTCCGCCGGGTCACCGAGAGCTCGCTGACCGCGGTCGGCTGGTTCACCGCCGCGCTGGCCACCACGATCGCCTTCACCCTCGCGCCGTTCCACGAACTGCCGGGTTACAACGACAAGGAACTGCTGTGGACCACCGGCGAGCAGTTCGCCGGGAACATCTACCTGTTGCTGGCGCTGGTTTTCCTGCTCTGCCTGGCGCTGCCCGCGCTCGCCCGGCTCAGGAGCGCGAACGAGCCCGATCACGCTGCCAATCGCTGA
- a CDS encoding GlxA family transcriptional regulator, whose protein sequence is MTTRQVLIVAFPEAELLDIACPSDVFDAANRLRAKPAYEIRLAGLDGKPIRCQSGLALAPQARLDQVTGPIDTLLVAGGFGHLAAAADGRMITQIRRLAGVSRRIASVCTGATLLAAAGVLTGRRCTTHWVDAPRLAGQHPEIEVDPAPLYVRDGNVYTSAGVTSGLDLALALVEADHGPSMARQIARYLVTYLQRPGNQAQVSMFLSAPPPEHGLVGDLTGYIASSLDADLGAPALAARAGLSTRQLTRLFDTHLGTTPARHVRRVRTEVAAQLLTTTELPLAAVARRCGFGSTESLRQAFLDHYDTPPSAYRRTHRRQHSA, encoded by the coding sequence ATGACGACCAGGCAGGTGCTCATCGTGGCGTTCCCCGAGGCGGAGCTGCTCGACATCGCCTGCCCGTCGGACGTGTTCGACGCGGCGAACCGGCTCCGGGCGAAGCCCGCCTACGAGATCCGGCTGGCCGGGCTGGACGGCAAGCCGATCCGGTGCCAGTCCGGGCTCGCGCTCGCCCCGCAGGCCCGGCTCGACCAGGTCACCGGGCCGATCGACACGCTGCTGGTGGCCGGTGGCTTCGGGCACCTGGCCGCCGCCGCGGACGGGCGGATGATCACCCAGATCCGCCGGCTCGCCGGAGTCAGCCGCCGGATCGCCTCGGTGTGCACCGGGGCCACCCTGCTCGCCGCGGCCGGGGTGCTCACCGGCCGCCGCTGCACCACGCACTGGGTCGACGCGCCGCGGCTGGCCGGGCAGCACCCGGAGATCGAGGTCGACCCGGCGCCGCTGTACGTGCGCGACGGCAACGTCTACACCTCCGCCGGGGTGACCAGCGGGCTGGACCTCGCACTGGCACTGGTCGAGGCCGACCACGGCCCGTCGATGGCCAGGCAGATCGCCCGGTACCTGGTCACCTACCTGCAGCGGCCGGGCAACCAGGCGCAGGTCAGCATGTTCCTCAGCGCGCCGCCGCCCGAGCACGGGCTGGTCGGCGACCTGACCGGGTACATCGCCAGCAGTCTCGACGCCGATCTCGGCGCCCCCGCGCTCGCCGCGCGGGCGGGCCTGAGCACCCGGCAGCTCACGCGCCTGTTCGACACCCACCTCGGCACCACCCCGGCCCGGCACGTGCGCCGGGTGCGCACCGAGGTCGCCGCCCAGCTGCTCACCACCACCGAGCTGCCGCTGGCGGCGGTCGCCCGGCGGTGCGGGTTCGGCTCCACCGAGTCACTGCGGCAGGCGTTCCTCGACCACTACGACACCCCGCCCTCGGCCTACCGCCGCACGCACCGGCGGCAGCACAGCGCCTAG
- a CDS encoding DJ-1/PfpI family protein translates to MTEPKTIACVLYPGLTPLDLVGPLQVFGALAGVTQGYRVVVVGRGREVVDTDTPLGLRPSHTFDEVPSPEIVVVPGGGAPTWRAATDERLLAYLRQAAAESAEVVASVCTGSLILAAAGLLDGRKANTHWSHRRFLAEFGAEPVADRWVEDGKFLTAAGVSAGVDMALHLVARLAGEQVARAVQFAIEYDPEPPQGALDWAQAPHEWFAPWTDRMMREGLAGTALAERLLRE, encoded by the coding sequence ATGACTGAACCGAAGACGATCGCGTGTGTGCTGTACCCGGGGCTGACCCCGCTCGACCTGGTGGGCCCGCTGCAGGTGTTCGGCGCGCTGGCGGGGGTGACGCAGGGGTACCGGGTGGTCGTGGTGGGCCGGGGTCGGGAGGTGGTGGACACCGACACGCCGCTGGGGCTTCGCCCGAGCCACACCTTCGACGAGGTGCCGTCGCCGGAGATCGTGGTCGTGCCCGGCGGGGGCGCGCCGACCTGGCGGGCCGCCACCGACGAGCGGCTGCTGGCGTACCTGCGGCAGGCGGCGGCCGAGAGCGCGGAGGTGGTCGCGTCGGTGTGCACCGGTTCGCTGATCCTCGCCGCGGCCGGGCTGCTCGACGGCCGCAAGGCGAACACGCACTGGAGCCACCGGCGGTTCCTGGCGGAGTTCGGCGCCGAGCCGGTGGCCGACCGCTGGGTGGAGGACGGGAAGTTCCTCACCGCCGCCGGGGTGTCCGCCGGGGTCGACATGGCGCTGCACCTGGTGGCGCGGCTGGCGGGGGAGCAGGTCGCGCGCGCCGTGCAGTTCGCCATCGAGTACGACCCCGAACCGCCGCAGGGCGCGCTGGACTGGGCTCAGGCACCGCACGAATGGTTCGCGCCGTGGACGGACCGCATGATGCGCGAGGGTTTGGCCGGAACGGCTCTGGCCGAACGCCTGCTCCGGGAGTAA
- a CDS encoding glycosyl hydrolase family 18 protein yields MTTGFSVAVASAESPGVAALPDGFRSVGYMPSWSGSVNSIQYGKLTHINYAFVLPNANGSLQAVPDPGKLSSLVTQGHNNGVKVSLAIGGWNDGNDSAFEALAANSGSRTTFVNSVVNVVNQYHLDGVDIDWEYPDPGTSGSNFTALMQQLSTAMHSRGKLLTAAVVSGGNTANGVQPAVFGYVDWLNIMAYDGGSPHANYDWSIASANEWKSRGLPAAKTVLGVPFYSRPGYLTYAQLVAMDPANANRDCVTANGAQQCYNGIPTIKRKTEWALANAGGIMNWELSQDTTGSTSLVSAIYDTASGGSGGKTGQITGYGGKCVDVAGAATANGTPIQLWTCNGSAAQQWTSTGGTLRALGKCLDVTSAGTANGTPIQLWECNGTGAQTWTATGGALRNPASGRCLDATGPSSGDGTRLQIWDCAGSSNQLWQIPA; encoded by the coding sequence GTGACGACCGGATTCTCGGTCGCCGTCGCCTCGGCCGAAAGCCCGGGCGTCGCCGCGCTACCGGACGGTTTCCGCAGTGTCGGCTACATGCCGTCCTGGTCCGGCAGCGTCAACAGCATCCAGTACGGCAAGCTGACCCACATCAACTACGCCTTCGTGCTGCCGAATGCCAACGGCAGCCTGCAGGCGGTGCCCGATCCCGGGAAGTTGTCGTCACTGGTGACCCAGGGGCACAACAACGGCGTCAAGGTGTCGCTGGCCATCGGCGGTTGGAACGACGGCAACGACTCGGCGTTCGAAGCGCTCGCGGCGAACTCGGGCAGCCGGACCACGTTCGTCAACAGCGTGGTCAACGTGGTGAACCAGTACCACCTCGACGGCGTCGACATCGACTGGGAGTACCCGGATCCGGGCACCTCGGGCAGCAACTTCACCGCGTTGATGCAGCAGCTGAGCACCGCGATGCACAGCCGGGGCAAGCTGCTGACCGCCGCGGTGGTTTCCGGCGGCAACACCGCCAACGGGGTGCAGCCCGCGGTGTTCGGGTACGTGGACTGGCTCAACATCATGGCCTACGACGGCGGCAGCCCGCACGCGAACTACGACTGGTCGATCGCCTCGGCGAACGAGTGGAAGAGCCGCGGGCTGCCCGCCGCGAAAACCGTGCTGGGCGTGCCGTTCTACAGCCGTCCCGGGTACCTGACCTACGCACAGCTGGTGGCGATGGACCCGGCCAACGCCAACCGCGACTGCGTCACCGCGAACGGGGCGCAGCAGTGCTACAACGGCATTCCGACGATCAAGCGCAAGACCGAGTGGGCGCTGGCGAACGCGGGCGGCATCATGAACTGGGAGCTGTCGCAGGACACCACCGGCAGCACCTCGCTGGTGAGCGCGATCTACGACACCGCGTCCGGTGGCTCGGGCGGTAAGACCGGCCAGATCACCGGCTACGGCGGAAAGTGCGTGGACGTGGCAGGCGCGGCGACCGCCAACGGCACGCCCATCCAGTTGTGGACCTGCAACGGCAGCGCCGCCCAGCAGTGGACCTCGACCGGCGGCACGCTGCGCGCGCTGGGCAAGTGCCTGGACGTGACCAGCGCGGGCACGGCGAACGGCACGCCGATCCAGCTGTGGGAGTGCAACGGCACCGGTGCCCAGACCTGGACCGCGACCGGCGGCGCCCTGCGGAACCCGGCTTCGGGCCGCTGCCTGGACGCCACCGGCCCCAGTTCCGGTGACGGCACCCGCCTGCAGATCTGGGACTGCGCGGGCTCGAGCAACCAGCTCTGGCAGATCCCGGCGTAG